A part of Streptomyces sp. DSM 40750 genomic DNA contains:
- a CDS encoding Jag family protein: protein MTEGTTSAASEGGDTLTRLEQEGEIAADYLEGLLDIADLDGDIDMDVEADRASVSIISDSGSRDLNKLVGREGEVLEALQELTRLAVHRETGDRSRLMLDIAGYRAKKRAELSELGAKAAAEAKSTGEPVKMKPMTPFERKVVHDAVKSAGLRSESEGEEPQRFVVVLPA from the coding sequence GTGACGGAAGGCACCACCTCCGCCGCCTCCGAGGGTGGCGACACCCTGACCCGCCTGGAGCAGGAGGGCGAGATCGCGGCGGACTACCTGGAAGGTCTGCTGGACATCGCAGACCTCGACGGCGACATCGACATGGACGTCGAGGCCGACCGTGCCTCTGTATCGATCATCAGCGACTCCGGCAGTCGAGATCTGAACAAGCTCGTCGGCCGCGAGGGCGAGGTGCTCGAGGCACTCCAGGAGCTCACGCGTCTGGCCGTGCACCGGGAGACCGGCGACCGCAGCCGTCTGATGTTGGACATCGCGGGCTATCGCGCCAAGAAGCGTGCCGAGCTCTCCGAGCTGGGTGCCAAGGCCGCGGCCGAGGCCAAGAGCACCGGTGAGCCCGTGAAGATGAAGCCGATGACGCCCTTCGAGCGCAAGGTCGTGCACGACGCGGTCAAGTCCGCGGGCTTGCGCAGCGAGTCAGAGGGCGAAGAGCCGCAGCGCTTCGTCGTCGTGCTTCCTGCCTGA
- the yidC gene encoding membrane protein insertase YidC, translating into MDTIASLFSFITTPVSWVIVQFHKVYGALFGDDTGWAWGLSIVSLVILIRICLIPLFVKQIKATRAMQTLQPEMKKIQERYKNDKQRQSEEMMKLYKETGTNPLSSCLPILAQSPFFFALYHVLNSIANNDTVGVINESLLQSAQKAHIFGAPLAAKFTDSSADVAALDASITTVRVVTAIMIVLMSFSQFYTQRQLMTKNVDTTVKTPFMQQQKMLMYIFPIMFAVFGINFPVGVLVYWLTTNVWTMGQQMYVIHNNPTPGSKAQAAYLERLTKHVTHHGKTRGRGERAIVKAIVAKGRDRNEYERKFINGLGKEGLAAQSDGTVVKSDALAVATAEDGTPTTGTPKRQQPKRQTKAQRQSGSTKTADDSEPKAEPTSLTKSDEPEDDKPPAAAKKAAPKTGGGRSKAQSGQRKGQQRPKSPSKK; encoded by the coding sequence GTGGACACGATTGCCAGCCTCTTCAGCTTCATCACGACACCTGTCTCCTGGGTCATCGTCCAGTTCCACAAGGTGTACGGCGCCCTCTTCGGCGATGACACCGGGTGGGCCTGGGGCCTGTCCATCGTGTCCTTGGTGATCCTGATCCGTATCTGCCTGATCCCGCTGTTTGTGAAGCAGATCAAGGCCACCCGGGCAATGCAGACACTGCAGCCCGAGATGAAGAAGATCCAGGAGCGCTACAAGAACGACAAGCAGCGTCAGTCCGAAGAGATGATGAAGCTGTACAAGGAGACGGGTACCAACCCGCTCTCCTCGTGCCTTCCCATCCTGGCGCAGTCCCCGTTCTTCTTCGCGCTGTACCACGTGCTCAACAGCATCGCGAACAACGACACTGTCGGGGTCATCAACGAGAGCCTGCTGCAGAGCGCGCAGAAGGCGCACATCTTCGGTGCTCCGCTCGCCGCGAAGTTCACCGACAGCAGCGCGGACGTCGCCGCGCTCGACGCGTCGATCACCACCGTCCGCGTGGTCACCGCGATCATGATCGTCCTGATGTCGTTCTCGCAGTTCTACACGCAGCGTCAGTTGATGACGAAGAACGTCGACACCACGGTGAAGACGCCGTTCATGCAGCAGCAGAAGATGCTGATGTACATCTTCCCGATCATGTTCGCCGTCTTCGGCATCAACTTCCCGGTCGGTGTTCTCGTCTACTGGCTGACCACCAACGTGTGGACCATGGGCCAGCAGATGTACGTCATCCACAACAACCCGACCCCGGGTTCCAAGGCCCAGGCCGCGTACCTGGAGCGCTTGACCAAGCACGTCACGCACCACGGCAAGACCCGCGGCCGCGGCGAGCGCGCCATCGTCAAGGCGATTGTCGCCAAGGGCCGTGACCGCAACGAGTACGAGCGGAAGTTCATCAACGGCCTGGGCAAGGAGGGCCTCGCGGCCCAGAGCGACGGCACCGTGGTCAAGAGCGATGCCTTGGCCGTCGCCACGGCCGAGGACGGTACGCCGACGACCGGTACCCCCAAGCGCCAGCAGCCCAAGCGCCAGACCAAGGCTCAGCGTCAGTCCGGCAGTACGAAGACCGCCGACGACTCCGAGCCGAAGGCCGAGCCCACCTCGCTGACCAAGTCCGACGAGCCCGAGGACGACAAGCCGCCGGCCGCTGCCAAGAAGGCCGCGCCCAAGACCGGCGGTGGCCGTAGCAAGGCCCAGTCCGGTCAGCGCAAGGGCCAGCAGCGCCCCAAGTCCCCGTCCAAGAAGTAA
- the yidD gene encoding membrane protein insertion efficiency factor YidD, whose amino-acid sequence MKYPLLALIKLYQWTISPLLGPVCKYYPSCSHYGYTAIDRHGAIKGTALTAWRILRCNPWSLGGVDHVPPRKRPRWHEMLRGTWRARKGGSSAAEPAIEGHVPSSPAAESPSHAQGA is encoded by the coding sequence ATGAAGTACCCGCTGCTGGCGCTGATCAAGCTGTACCAGTGGACCATCAGTCCGTTGCTCGGGCCGGTGTGCAAGTACTACCCGTCGTGCTCCCACTACGGCTACACAGCCATCGACCGGCACGGTGCGATCAAGGGAACGGCACTCACCGCCTGGCGCATCCTGCGGTGCAATCCGTGGTCGCTCGGCGGTGTGGACCACGTCCCGCCGCGTAAGCGCCCACGGTGGCACGAGATGTTGCGTGGAACGTGGCGCGCACGCAAGGGCGGGTCCTCCGCCGCCGAACCGGCCATCGAGGGGCACGTTCCTTCGAGCCCGGCCGCCGAGAGCCCGTCCCATGCCCAAGGAGCATGA
- the rnpA gene encoding ribonuclease P protein component, translating to MLPTEHRLRRREDFATAVRRGRRAGRPLLVVHLRSGATGPHAPGESAPPTRAGFVVSKAVGGSVVRNKVKRRLRHLMRDRVALFPPGSLVVVRALPGAGDADHVQLAQDLDAAIARLLGGGAR from the coding sequence GTGCTGCCTACCGAGCATCGGCTGAGGCGGCGCGAGGACTTCGCGACCGCGGTACGACGAGGGCGCCGGGCCGGACGCCCACTCCTCGTCGTTCACCTACGTAGCGGTGCCACGGGCCCGCACGCGCCTGGGGAGAGCGCTCCCCCGACGCGTGCGGGTTTCGTCGTGAGCAAGGCCGTCGGTGGTTCGGTCGTACGCAACAAGGTGAAGCGCAGGCTTCGCCATCTGATGCGCGATCGAGTCGCCCTGTTTCCCCCCGGTAGCCTGGTAGTCGTACGAGCGCTGCCCGGAGCGGGTGACGCCGACCACGTACAACTGGCCCAAGACCTGGATGCCGCCATAGCGCGACTGCTGGGAGGGGGCGCACGATGA
- the rpmH gene encoding 50S ribosomal protein L34 has translation MSKRTFQPNNRRRAKTHGFRLRMRTRAGRAILANRRSKGRASLSA, from the coding sequence GTGAGCAAGCGCACCTTCCAGCCGAACAACCGTCGTCGTGCGAAGACCCACGGCTTCCGCCTGCGGATGCGTACCCGTGCCGGTCGCGCGATTCTCGCGAACCGCCGCAGCAAGGGTCGCGCCAGCCTGTCGGCCTGA
- the dnaA gene encoding chromosomal replication initiator protein DnaA: MADVPADLAAVWPRVLEKLLGEGRGQGVEVKDERWIKRCQPLALVADTALLAVPNEFAKGVLEGRLAPIVSETLSRECGRPIRIAITVDSSVGEPPPPPVQSRFEDSEHASVPGQDRDGYDRRDPYDGQGRDSRGGYESPNPYENQNGYEGQGRDPYEGYGRHRADDRGPGRGDQLTGGPGDQLPPPRSDQHPTGRADQLPTARPAYPSDYQRPEPGAWPRSSQGDYGWQQQRLGFPERDPYASPSPDYRSQTRERPPYDQQRADYDQPRGDYDRPGGDSDYPRPDRRELPEPPPGSGHVHRGGPASSAPGPLAAQPAPAPGPGEPTARLNPKYLFDTFVIGASNRFAHAAAVAVAEAPAKAYNPLFIYGESGLGKTHLLHAIGHYARSLYPGTRVRYVSSEEFTNEFINSIRDGKGDSFRKRYREMDILLVDDIQFLADKESTQEEFFHTFNTLHNANKQIVLSSDRPPKQLVTLEDRLRNRFEWGLITDVQPPELETRIAILRKKAVQEQLNAPPEVLEFIASRISRNIRELEGALIRVTAFASLNRQPVDLGLTEIVLKDLIPGGENASPEITATAIMAATADYFGLTVEDLCGTSRGRALVTARQIAMYLCRELTDLSLPKIGAQFGNRDHTTVMHADRKIRALMAERRSIYNQVTELTNRIKNG, translated from the coding sequence GTGGCTGACGTACCTGCCGATCTTGCCGCAGTGTGGCCACGAGTACTGGAAAAGCTCCTCGGTGAGGGCCGCGGACAGGGCGTCGAAGTGAAGGACGAGCGCTGGATCAAGCGCTGCCAGCCACTCGCGCTGGTCGCGGACACGGCTCTCCTCGCGGTCCCGAACGAGTTTGCGAAGGGCGTACTCGAAGGCCGTCTCGCGCCGATCGTGAGCGAGACTCTGAGCCGGGAGTGCGGCCGTCCGATCCGTATCGCGATCACCGTCGACAGCTCGGTGGGCGAGCCGCCGCCCCCGCCGGTCCAGTCCCGCTTCGAGGATTCCGAGCACGCCTCCGTCCCGGGCCAGGACCGCGACGGCTATGACCGCAGGGACCCGTACGACGGTCAGGGGCGCGACTCGCGCGGTGGGTACGAGAGCCCGAATCCGTACGAGAACCAGAACGGCTACGAGGGTCAGGGCCGCGATCCCTACGAGGGGTACGGCCGCCATCGCGCCGACGACCGCGGTCCGGGACGCGGCGACCAGCTGACCGGCGGTCCCGGCGACCAGCTGCCGCCTCCGCGTTCGGACCAGCACCCCACCGGCCGCGCGGACCAGCTGCCGACCGCGCGCCCCGCGTATCCGTCCGACTACCAGCGTCCCGAGCCGGGCGCCTGGCCTCGGTCGTCTCAGGGCGACTATGGCTGGCAGCAGCAGCGGCTCGGTTTCCCGGAGCGGGACCCGTACGCATCGCCGTCGCCGGACTACCGCTCGCAGACGAGGGAGCGGCCGCCGTACGACCAGCAGCGTGCCGACTACGACCAGCCCCGCGGGGACTACGACCGGCCGGGTGGCGATTCCGACTATCCGCGGCCCGACCGGCGCGAGCTCCCCGAGCCGCCGCCCGGTTCGGGGCATGTACACCGGGGCGGACCGGCCAGCAGCGCGCCCGGCCCACTGGCGGCGCAGCCCGCGCCGGCGCCGGGTCCGGGTGAGCCGACCGCACGCCTGAACCCGAAGTACCTCTTCGACACGTTCGTCATCGGCGCCTCGAACCGCTTCGCGCACGCGGCCGCGGTGGCCGTCGCCGAGGCGCCTGCGAAGGCGTACAACCCCCTTTTCATCTATGGGGAATCGGGGCTCGGCAAGACCCACTTGCTGCATGCGATCGGGCACTACGCCCGCAGCCTCTACCCGGGCACGCGGGTGCGGTACGTGAGCTCGGAGGAGTTCACCAACGAGTTCATCAACTCCATCCGCGACGGCAAGGGCGACAGCTTCCGCAAGCGGTACCGGGAGATGGACATCCTGCTCGTCGACGACATCCAGTTCCTGGCGGACAAGGAGTCCACACAGGAGGAGTTCTTCCACACGTTCAATACGCTCCACAACGCGAACAAGCAGATCGTGCTCTCCAGTGACCGGCCGCCGAAGCAGTTGGTGACCCTGGAGGACCGGCTGCGGAACCGTTTCGAGTGGGGTCTGATCACCGACGTCCAGCCGCCCGAGCTGGAGACGCGTATCGCGATCCTCCGTAAGAAGGCGGTTCAGGAGCAGCTCAACGCCCCACCGGAGGTACTGGAGTTCATCGCGTCCCGCATCTCGCGCAACATCCGCGAGCTGGAGGGCGCGCTGATCCGGGTGACGGCGTTCGCGTCGCTCAACCGGCAGCCGGTGGACCTCGGGCTGACCGAGATCGTCCTCAAGGATCTGATCCCGGGCGGTGAGAACGCATCCCCGGAGATCACCGCGACCGCGATCATGGCCGCGACGGCCGACTACTTCGGGCTCACGGTCGAGGATCTGTGCGGCACCTCACGCGGCCGCGCCCTGGTGACCGCCCGCCAGATCGCCATGTACCTGTGCCGTGAGCTGACCGACCTGTCGCTGCCCAAGATCGGCGCGCAGTTCGGCAACCGCGACCACACCACCGTCATGCACGCCGACCGCAAGATCCGCGCGCTGATGGCCGAGCGGCGCTCCATCTACAACCAGGTGACGGAGCTGACGAACCGCATCAAGAACGGCTGA
- the dnaN gene encoding DNA polymerase III subunit beta has protein sequence MKIRVERDVLAEAVAWAARSLPARPPAPVLAGLLLKAEEGQLSLSSFDYEVSARVSVEAEVDEEGTVLVSGRLLADICRALPNRPVEISTDGVRATVVCGSSRFTLHTLPVEEYPSLPQMPNATGTVPGEVFASAAAQVAIAAGRDDTLPVLTGVRIEIEGDTVTLASTDRYRFAVREFLWKPENPEASAVALVPAKTLLDTAKALTSGDSVILALSGSGSGEGLIGFEGAGRRTTTRLLEGDLPKYRTLFPTEFNSVAVIETAPFVEAVKRVALVAERNTPVRLSFEQGVLILEAGSSDDAQAVERVDAQLEGDDISIAFNPTFLLDGLSAIDSPVAQLSFTTSTKPALLSGKPAVDAEADEAYKYLIMPVRLSG, from the coding sequence GTGAAGATCCGGGTGGAACGCGACGTACTCGCGGAGGCAGTGGCCTGGGCGGCGCGCAGCCTCCCGGCCCGTCCGCCGGCGCCTGTCCTCGCCGGCCTCCTTCTGAAGGCCGAGGAAGGCCAGCTGAGCCTCTCCAGCTTCGACTACGAGGTCTCCGCACGGGTGTCCGTGGAGGCGGAGGTCGACGAAGAGGGCACGGTGCTCGTCTCCGGCCGGCTCCTCGCGGACATCTGCCGCGCACTCCCCAACCGCCCGGTGGAGATTTCCACAGACGGTGTACGAGCGACCGTGGTCTGCGGCTCCTCGCGTTTCACACTCCACACACTGCCTGTGGAGGAGTACCCGTCCCTGCCGCAGATGCCGAACGCCACGGGCACCGTGCCCGGTGAGGTCTTCGCCTCCGCCGCCGCCCAGGTCGCCATCGCCGCCGGGCGCGACGACACGCTGCCCGTCCTCACCGGTGTGCGCATCGAGATCGAGGGCGACACGGTCACGCTGGCGTCCACCGACCGCTACCGCTTCGCGGTCCGCGAGTTCCTGTGGAAGCCGGAGAACCCCGAGGCGTCCGCGGTCGCCCTGGTGCCCGCCAAGACGCTCCTGGACACCGCCAAGGCCCTCACGAGCGGCGACAGCGTCATCCTGGCGCTCTCCGGCTCGGGCTCGGGAGAGGGTCTGATCGGTTTCGAGGGCGCGGGCCGCCGTACGACCACGCGGCTGCTGGAGGGCGACCTCCCGAAGTACCGCACGCTGTTCCCGACGGAGTTCAACAGCGTGGCGGTCATCGAGACGGCCCCCTTCGTGGAGGCCGTCAAGCGTGTGGCCCTGGTCGCCGAGCGGAACACCCCGGTCCGGCTGAGCTTCGAGCAGGGCGTGCTGATCCTGGAGGCCGGCTCCAGCGACGACGCACAGGCTGTGGAAAGGGTCGACGCCCAGCTGGAGGGCGACGACATCTCGATCGCCTTCAACCCGACGTTCCTGCTGGACGGCCTGAGCGCCATCGACTCCCCGGTCGCCCAGCTGTCCTTCACCACGTCCACCAAGCCCGCGCTGCTCAGTGGCAAGCCGGCCGTGGACGCCGAGGCGGACGAGGCCTACAAGTACCTGATCATGCCGGTGCGGCTCAGCGGCTGA